The genomic segment agtggaggaaaagctaaccataagaaaagggccattatccttcgtgggtttggctcggagaagaaggtgagccttcgtgacgttggagaatccttcgtgggacccccacctctccaaacgtgacgtaccttcttgcaaaggaagggaacacgggaatacatctttgtCTCCACGTGCCTTGGTTATttttatacccgagcttacttttcttgtgatagccatcgtgattgaagtacatatatcttgctatcacttgtgctacatatatcttgtgcctatcttgcttagctctagttattATTGTCGCACTTAGTTGAGCGtaacatatttagggtttgtgcttgtaaactaaacgttagtttaattccgcattcttacaagccaaatctgcaagagtttttaaacgcctattcacccctcctctaggcgacatctcgtcctttcactaaGGATACGAGAACATATGGCATAATATTCGATGCAATCTTGACATCACCGGCGACAACACTAGCCGCGGTGGAGTTGGGGCAGTTGGAGCAGTCATGGCTACTACGAATAGGTAACAAACCCACGAGCCAAGTAAATTTGCAACGACTATTATCACGCGTTGGTTAATGTTCACAAGTAATCACAATTAATTCTTCCCTAAGAGCGTGTGGTGAGGcttgcggtggaggaggagcatGCAAGAACTATTCCATCAGCGCGCATCATTAGCCGCTTTGGAGTTGGGACCCGTCGTAACAGTCATGGCTAGTACGAATAGATAACAACCCCATGACTCAAGTGAATTGGTAGCGACTATTAACTAACACATCAATTAATATTTACAATTAATTATTCCCCGAAAGCACGTGGTGAGGCTCACGACAGAGGAGGATCACACAGAAACTACTCCTCTTCTCATGATCTAGTGAGTGGCAGAAAAGTTTCTTTTGTACGGAGGTCGAACTCTCTTCCAAGTAGTAAGAGACAAATAAATTTTAGAATTTTATCCCCATCTATTGTAAAATGCGCCGAACATGATTTTCATAATTTTTCCCCACATGGACCTAACGCCCATATCGCCCTCAAGTTTCGTCACGCCCCAGTGATACAATCCGTGCAGATTTTATCTTGTGTGTCTTTTTTTCCCTTTCATAGTTAATTTCTTTGCTATTATATTTACTAACATTTATGGGATTTTATCCCATCTAAATATTAACACATTCACGAAAGAGGTGTTTTGGCTCTCGACATCTAATGTTCTCAGTATCTAAAGAAAAagtattttaaagttttaaaatataaaaattatGTGGATACACACATATGTTATCTATGTGGATACACACATATGTTATCTACAGACCTGCATAGGTTTCCTAGATAAGTATATTGTATTGTAGGGTACACAAAAATCACAACATCCAGACTTTGAAAGGCCAAAAAAAACCTCATTTTCCCTTCCAACATATTGTGTTTTCGTGCAGATCACGTATGAAAAGAGGTGTCGATGCAAAATTGTTCGTACATACTAGACTTGTATTTGTATATGTGCTTGTATTACTTTTTAGATTTTTCGCAGACCTAAAAACAAACTTTTCGAACTTCAAAAAGAAGACCACCCGAGGTCGGGAGCTACAAGTGATTTTCGCACATTCAAGAGGTTATATGTGAAAAAGAAACATGTGTTTAGTGCGGTGACCTGGAGAGGTCCCCCACCTGCAGGCTGCAGCGCACCCCAAATTTGAAATCGGGCAACGTCTCCGCTCTCCATTTTCGAAATCCCACTGCCCCCATCTCGCCTTCTTCTCCCCATCCGCACCACTccacctcgcgccgccgccgccgccgccgctctgccCAGATCCCGGCCACCGCGCACCCATctccgcctccaccgcagccGGGATGCTgtcggacggcgacgacgactgcTCCGCCCCCGCGCGGTTCGAGCTGCAGGAGGACCCGTCCTTCTGGAAGGACAACAACGTGCAGGTACAGTTCGTCTCGCCCGCCTCCCCCCTCGCCTCGCGCCTCTACCTCCCCGATTCTCCCGTCTCGATCTACCCCAACCCGCGTCGCCCTCGGAGCATTCCGTCGAACACCTGGTGCGCGCTAACGGATCCGTCCCGCACCGCAGGTCGTCATCCGCGTCCGGCCGCTCAGCAGCAGCGAGGTGTCGCTGCAGGGGAGCAAGCGATGCGTCAGGCAGGATACTGGCCAGAGCATCACCTGGACTGGCCACCCGGAGTCAAGGTTCACCTTCGATCTGGTCGCCGACGAGCACATCACGCAGGTACACTTGTTTCCCCCCCGGTATCCTGTTAGTTTTCTCTGTTCCTTTActtattttttttttgcagaatgCCTAAATGTTCTTCTGCCTGTGCTGTACCTGTACAGGAGAGTCTTTTCAAGGTTGCTGGGGTGCCCATGGTGGAGAACTGCATGGCTGGCTACAACAGCTGCATGTTTGCTTATGGGCAGGTGAGCTGCAGCCCCCTACCTGCTCTTGCAGTTCGCTGCTGCTGATTTGCATTTCGAACATTTGTGCTGAAAAAACCTCTCTGGTTTTGGTAGACCGGCAGTGGCAAGACCCACACGATGCTTGGGGATATAGAAAATGGCACGCGGAGGAACAACGAGCACTGCGGTATGACGCCCCGAGTGTTTGAGCACCTCTTCTTAAGAATCCAGAAGGCAAGATTCGATGACATGTTGATTCCGATGGAGTATAATATTGTGCTGTACATGGAGTACTGTTCTGAGGTGAAGTTTTCGATTGCTGTTTGCAGGAAAAGGAAATAAGAGGAGACGAAAAGCTCAGTTTTACTTGCAAATGCTCATTCTTGGAGATATATAATGAGCAGATTCTGGATTTGCTCAATCCAAATGCAACGAATTTGCAGGTATTCCACTAAAATGCAGTGTTTGTGTGTGCTGTTCGTTGGTTGCATCTTTGTTGTGACACTGTTTGAAAATGTTCACAAATTTTCCTTTTAACTTTCCTTTTACAGTTAAGAGAGGATGTGAAAAGGGGTATGCATGTTGAGAATCTGACTGAACATGAGGTTTCCAATGCTCGAGAAGCAATGCAACAACTTATCGAGGTCAGTTTTTTAAAAATGGCCTAAGTGGAAATGATATTTGGCTGATTAGGTCTTAAGGCTCTACCGGGGACAATGATAGCACAGCGACTGACATAGCATGCTTACATCAATTTTTCTGAAGGTTCTTCACGCAAGTAGTCAAAGACACATGTATAAACTAAGTGTATAAATAAGTTGCTTCATTCTCCAATTCTATGTGTATTTGACTTCTGTTTTGATCCCTCTATAAATCATCACTGACAATCACAACCATCACTGACAAGACACAGTAGAGTTTTATTTTCATGCAATGGAACAGAAATATGTATATCTGAATTTTAAATAGGACAACTGATATGTGTATACTACTATACTCAGTGGATAATGGAGCCACCATACTAGTACCACTTACTGGTATTTATAACCAGGATTGAGGATAAACTGATCAGTTTCGTCATTTTCGCATGACATGATACACATAAGTTCTCCTTTACTTCTAGGGATTTCGGCAAGTTTTCCCTGCCTTCATTAGTCGCTTCATTATCTGACATACCAAATTTATGTGTTAGATTAGCTAGTTAAATTCTGCATTTTTCTCCAGGGGGCAGCAAACAGAAAGGTGGCATCCACCAATATGAACAGAGCAAGTAGCCGCTCTCATAGTGTTTTCACTTGTCTTATAGAGAGTAAGGTATGAATTCTGTGTGGTAGGAAGCAAAACACTGTGCCTTTACTTTCAAAGATATTGACTGACCAGCATATATTTGTGGGTAACttaatgcatgcatatgaattcaTGCAAATCTTCTAACTGAACTGTCAACCGTACAGTGGGAATCTCAAGGCATCAAGCATCATCGATTTTCTCACCTTAACCTTGTTGACCTTGCTGGCTCAGAGAGGTAAGTTCCACATGTAACCTTGCCTGTTTTGGTTCACATGATCACATATTTCAGAGTTAGCGCAAATATATGTGTTATGCATTTCAAGGCTCCTATTCTTGTAACTAACATGGTTCATGTGTAATCTGTAGGCAAAAGAGCTCAGGTGCTGAAGGGGAACGCTTGAAGGAAGCTTCAAACATCAACAAGTCACTCTCAACTTTAGGGTTAGCTGTTGAGCTTCATTTCTTTTATCTCAGATAATGCAGAACACTTCAAAGCTTGAGTTGAATCCAGTTTAATCATCTCACTGTTTCAAATGGAATTGTTACAGGCATGTTATTACCAGCCTTATTGCTGTGTCAAACAAAAAGTCACAGCATGTTCCATACCGAGATTCAAAATTGACATTTCTCCTGCAGGTAATATGCACAACTGTAGTGGTAGATTTTTCATGTTCTGAGTACTACCCAAATATTTGTGTAGGTAAATTTCAAAGATTATATAAAGCAAGATAACTTTGTTCATACATTTTCATCTATTTCCAGGACTCACTTGGAGGTAATTCCAAGACCACTATAATTGCAAATATAAGCCCATCTAGCTGGTAGATTTTTTCCCCTTCTCTTCAAAAGTCTCGCTATATGTGCATGTCATATTACTCATATATTTGTTTGTTTTACTAGCTGCGCCGCTGAGACGTTGAGCACATTAAAATTCGCGCAACGGGCTAAGCACATTCGGAATAATGTATGTAATGAACATGTGTTATTTACTTGTTTTCAACATGCAAAACAGCACCTAATTGTTGCTTTTGTAGGCTATTATAAATGAGGATGCCTCTGGTGACGTTCTGAGCATGCGTTTGGAGATCCAACATCTCAAGGTATAAATGATACATTTTAGTTTTGGCTTAAGCAAAGTAATCTGTGCTCTGGATTGCAATAAGCCAGGTTCATATGTTTTCTCCAATTATGGTCTTTATGCTATCATTGAAGTTAATTAAAGTTCGCTTGTTCACAATATGTTTTTCCACACTGTTGATATATATTTGTTGTATGTAATCTAATGCTTGCGCTATTCTCACAGAAAGAGCTCAACCGCCTGCAAGGACAATCTGGATTCACTTCCAATGGATCCATCTGCCAGACCCCTAGCGCATTCAAATGGGATCAAGCTCATGGCCAATTCAGTCCACTTATGTTTGATAAGGGAGCTACACAGGTACTCATATACGGTTTTGTCTATACTGTTTTTGTTTGTTGAACTTATCTTTTGACCATGTGATTACTTTCTCTTTCTTGCGTTGTGTCTAGACGAAAGATTATGATACTGCACTTGTCGCCGCTTTTAGGAGGGAGCAAGAAAAAGAAGCAAAACTAAAGGCAGCAATTGCTGCAAAGCAGATTGCTGAACAGCTGGTATGCAGTTCTCTTAATTACACTGTATTCTGTATAGACTCTAGAACACTTAGTCAAGAAAGAGAAAATATGTGCCAATATAGTACTCCGCATTATTCTTTTATTATTTCAATTTTCTGTTGCACCACAGGCGACTCAAAGATCAGAAGAGGTGAGAAGTTTCAAGATGAGGCTTCGCTTTCGTGAAGATCGAATCAAGAGACTGGAGCAACTTGCATCAGGGAAGCTATCCGCTGAAGCACATCTCTTGCAAGAGAAGGAAGATCTTGTGAAGGAAATAGAAGCTCTACGTAGTCAACTAGAACGGAATCCAGAAATTACAAGATTTGCTATGGAAAACCTACAACTGAAGGAGGACCTTCGAAGGTTACCTTTGCTATCCAATCTCTTCAGCTTTCCTCCTATGCTTACTACCACCTATGCTAATATGGAGCTTGATGGCTTGTCATTGTTCAACTTTGTAGGTTGCAGTCATCTGTTGATGAAGAAGAACAGGAAAGAATGCAGCGACAGATAACTGTTTTAGAACATCAGGTATCCACTTTAATGACATGGTGACCTGTTAAATTTTCAGTGATAAAACGTTTTGCACTAAGTTTTACAATTTCCTTGATGTCCTGAACTTGTATAACTTACATAACTTGTATAATTTGCAGCTCCTAGAAGCACTTGACTGGAAACTTATGAATGAGAAGGATCCTGTTAAGAAGGTATGCTTCTATAATTTCTAGACTCACACGTTTAATTATAAAACATGCAGAGATTTAAAATTTTCTCTGAAAGAATATGTCAATTTCTGAACAAATGATACTGGTTCTATAGCTGAACGCCTGAACCTTAATGTGCTACAAAATACTTTTGTATTAAGGCATATTTTCTTTACCTACCTTTTGGCTTAAACAGTATCTCATAATGACTTCTGCAGGACCTCTCACTATTTGGAGACGtagatggtgatgagaataacgaGTTTCTTCGTTTACAGGTTGGTATTGTAGAACTCTATCTGATATATCTGAAGTCTGATTGTATCTTCACAGATGAAACTCTACTGTTATTTATTATTTCCTGTAGCCTCAGTTGTAATGTTACTATACAGGCTATTCAAAATGAGAGAGAAATTGAGTCACTGCGTAAAAATTTGAGTGTCTGTTATCAAGCAAAAGAGAAACTTGAGAGGTATATCACTCTTTCCTACCTTGTATGTTCTGTTATTGCATCAGCTTCAGCTTTTGCAATCCTGATGAGTTCTATGTGTTCCATTACTCATATTGGACACTGTGCAGGCGTGTTGATGAGTTGACTGTAGAGTTGGAGGCAGCGAAGAAATGTGACCATGAGAACAAAGAATTTGAGGTTGCACAGCTCCAGGAACAATCAGTCCTGCTTGATGCTCAGACGGAACTTAAGACATTAGTTGACGCAATAGCTACTGCAAGTCAAAGAGAAGCAGAAGCTCATGAAACTGCAATTGGGTTGGCAAAGGAGAATGAGGAATTGAGAACAGAGCTTAAGGTCCTGATCGATGATAACAAGAGATTGGTTGAGCTCTATGAACAGGCTATTGTCAACATCGGGGTGAAACAAGATAGCTCCGTTCTTCAAACAGAAGATGTCAATGAGCAGCAAAGTAGCCATCCTTCCTGTGGAGGGAGTACTGTGAATGGTTGCCTGCTAGATGACCAGCCAGAGGGTGCAACAGGTTTTCCTGCATATGGTTCATCCACTGATGCTGTAGAAGAGCCTGAGATGGTGGACGAAAAATGCAGCCGCAAGGATGACCTTTCGAGATCTGAATTTTCGGAACTGCAACTTCAACTGGAAGAGATGCATGAAGAAAACGATAAACTTATGAGTCTGTACGAGCAAGCTATGCAAGAAAGGGATGAATATAAGAGGAAAGTTTCTGAGCAAAGCAATCCTGAAACTACTGAAGACATTCAGTTCAGAGAGACAGATGCTGGAATGGATGAAGCAATGGATACTGAGATTCAGTTCAGAGAGACAGATGCTGGAATGGATGAAGCAATGGATACTGAGATTCAGTTCAGAGAGACAGATGCTGGAATGGATGAAGCAATGGATACTGAGGGTATCCAAGGAGAACAAGTGCATGACTCTCCCATTGTAGCTTTTAAAGAGGTGCTGCAGCTTGTTCGGGTTAAGCTGGAGCATGTCCAAGACA from the Lolium rigidum isolate FL_2022 unplaced genomic scaffold, APGP_CSIRO_Lrig_0.1 contig_32828_1, whole genome shotgun sequence genome contains:
- the LOC124681056 gene encoding kinesin-like protein KIN-12G yields the protein MLSDGDDDCSAPARFELQEDPSFWKDNNVQVVIRVRPLSSSEVSLQGSKRCVRQDTGQSITWTGHPESRFTFDLVADEHITQESLFKVAGVPMVENCMAGYNSCMFAYGQEKEIRGDEKLSFTCKCSFLEIYNEQILDLLNPNATNLQLREDVKRGMHVENLTEHEVSNAREAMQQLIEGAANRKVASTNMNRASSRSHSVFTCLIESKWESQGIKHHRFSHLNLVDLAGSERQKSSGAEGERLKEASNINKSLSTLGHVITSLIAVSNKKSQHVPYRDSKLTFLLQDSLGGNSKTTIIANISPSSCCAAETLSTLKFAQRAKHIRNNAIINEDASGDVLSMRLEIQHLKKELNRLQGQSGFTSNGSICQTPSAFKWDQAHGQFSPLMFDKGATQTKDYDTALVAAFRREQEKEAKLKAAIAAKQIAEQLATQRSEEVRSFKMRLRFREDRIKRLEQLASGKLSAEAHLLQEKEDLVKEIEALRSQLERNPEITRFAMENLQLKEDLRRLQSSVDEEEQERMQRQITVLEHQLLEALDWKLMNEKDPVKKDLSLFGDVDGDENNEFLRLQAIQNEREIESLRKNLSVCYQAKEKLERRVDELTVELEAAKKCDHENKEFEVAQLQEQSVLLDAQTELKTLVDAIATASQREAEAHETAIGLAKENEELRTELKVLIDDNKRLVELYEQAIVNIGVKQDSSVLQTEDVNEQQSSHPSCGGSTVNGCLLDDQPEGATGFPAYGSSTDAVEEPEMVDEKCSRKDDLSRSEFSELQLQLEEMHEENDKLMSLYEQAMQERDEYKRKVSEQSNPETTEDIQFRETDAGMDEAMDTEIQFRETDAGMDEAMDTEIQFRETDAGMDEAMDTEGIQGEQVHDSPIVAFKEVLQLVRVKLEHVQDKLVTAQDAVQYFKLLEMASTKAEELSASIQLCCRVVQQGQEDMNALKSQLSESQEREISSEGKLFSPAPAALCWDLHLETKALVGSKFDVNMELMNKKMEELSNLGTLKTEVSVAFTKAQESETDLRNKIDGLKQKYRSLEAQRNETEKVLFAIDNLKSPATPLLKPKNFGKASELLSLEEGRTKLLAEMKRFREQHSMVQKEIKGLKKYDDLDDKISCLESEVEDCYLSLLEADTEKFVRDYTLAEIWEGELKSKPSLLVDYQDSIFQVSLKEEEIRLCEESLQHQTMSLDELNPKLNQAMRDLGELLRDRTSRGLDASELHVSDKVKGDLDAIEVHVAEARQLLLIDNQSDS